The Synechococcus sp. MVIR-18-1 region CAATTACAGGAAAATCCCAATAAATTCTGTATGATCTTGCCCCAAAACCCCTTACGCGGTAAGACCGCATATTTCTGCCATGACCCTGCGCGTTGCCATCAATGGATTCGGCCGAATTGGTCGCAATGTGCTGCGGGGTTGGATCAGCCGAGGTGCGAATACTGATCTTGAAATCGTGGGAATGAATTCCACGTCTGACCCCAAGACCAGCGCGCACTTGCTCACCTACGACTCGATTTTGGGCCGTTTGGATCCGTCAGTGGACATCCAAACCACGGATGACACGATGATCATCAATGGCAAGGAAATCAAATTCTTCGCCGATCGCAACCCTCTCAACTGCCCTTGGAAGGATTGGGGTGTGGACCTGGTGATCGAATCCACAGGTGTGTTCAACACCGATGAGAAGGCCAGCATGCACATCCAGGCTGGTGCCAAGAAAGTGATTCTCACTGCTCCTGGTAAGGGCGCTGGCGTCGGCACCTTTGTGGTTGGTGTGAACGCAGACCAGTACCGCCACGAAGATTGGGACATCCTCAGCAACGCAAGCTGCACCACGAACTGTCTGGCGCCAATTGTCAAAGTTCTGGATCAGAACTTCGGCATGGAATGGGGTTTGATGACCACCATTCACAGCTACACCGGTGACCAGAGAATCCTGGACAACAGCCACCGTGACCTGCGTCGTGCGCGTGCAGCCGCACTGAACATGGTGCCGACAACCACCGGTGCAGCTAAGGCTGTGGCCTTGGTCTATCCCGAAGTGAAGGGCAAGCTCACCGGCTTCGCCATGCGCGTTCCCACTCCCAACGTGTCGGCTGTTGACCTCACCTTCGGAACCTCCAAGGGGCCGAGTGTGGAAGACGTTAAAGCGGTGATGAAGCAGGCCTCTGAGAACGGCATGAAGGGAATCATCAAGTACAGCGACCTGCCTCTTGTCTCCACCGATTTCGCCGGTACAAACGAATCGACGATCTTCGACGCTGATCTCACCTATGCCATGGGCGACAAGGCTGTGAAGATCTTGGCTTGGTACGACAACGAGTGGGGCTACAGCCAGCGTGTTGTCGACTTGGCTGAGGTTGTTGCCAAGGGTTGGAAGTAACCCTCAGGTTCGAGAAGATCTGATCTTCAGCCCTCCCTTAGGGGAGGGCTTTTTTGTGCGCTCTTTTAGCGGTAATGGGAGAACCCTGATGGCTGCAGCAACGCACCATCGTCGTTCCAGATGATCCTGCCTGTGTCGGCAGTGATGCTGCCGAAGCAGCAACTCTCAGGCTGATGCTGTCTCCAGGATTCAGCCCACTCAGGAGGCAGGCTCAGCACCAGTTCGAAATCTTCGCCACCACTGAGACACCAGCGATCCCATGCGCTTTCGCAGGGCCAGGCATCAGCGCGTGGGAGGGCATCCCTGCGTAGAACAGCGCCGCAACCACTGCTTTGACAAAGACCATTCACGGCAGCAAGCAGGCCATCGCTGCTGTCGGTCCCACCGGCTCGCCAGGGAAGCTGCTCGGGTTTGCAGGCCACCAAGGTCTGCAAGGCATCAAGCCTTGGCCATGGCCGCTGGTGACATCGAATCGCCTGCTCTTTCAGCCTGGCTGGAACTGGGAGTGCGCTGGGTAGCGGTGTGTCTTGCAGAAGTGCCAGTCCAAGGCGGCTCAGTCCATGGGGGCCACTGCTCATCAGCAGATCACCAGGTTGGGCCTGTGCCCGATGCAGTCGTAACGGTCCGAGTCGTCCAAACGCACTGATCGAGAGCAGTCGTTGGTTACCGGTGCTGCAGTCACCTCCCAGCAGAGTTCCACCAAAATGCTCGAGGGCTTCTGAGATGCCTTGGTACACCTGTTCAATCCACCACCAAGACGTGGTACCTGGGGCCACAAGGCCCACCGTGATCCCCTCCACCTGCTCAGAGCCGCTGGCAGCTAGATCAGACAGGTTGGCCACCACAGCTCGCCAACCCACGTCGGCAGGGGCTGTGGTTGCATCGCTGAAATGAACACCCTCCACCATCACGTCGGTGTTCACGAGCAGAGCCCTGGAATCTGGTGGCAGCAAGGCTGTGTCGTCATTGAGCTGGCCAGGAGGAGCAAAGCGGGCCAGACGGCTGAGCAGCTCTGCTTCTCCGAGTTCGGCCAGGGTGATGCTCACGGCAGCATCAGGCGTGATCTTGCAGTCGATCGGCGCCTTCGATCACCTGGATGCGTTTGATTCCGTCGTCAACGCCCAGTTCTTCGAGCACATCGAAGCCATCCACGACATAGCCGAAGGCGGCATTCCGCCCGTCCACGAGGTTGAGGCCAGCAGGCGTGAGCTCCGCTTCATAGAGGAACAGGAAGAATTGCGACGAGCCATCATCAAGGGCTTGGTCGGAATGCGCCCAACCCAGGGTCCCAAGGGTGGAAAAAGGAAGGACTGCTGCTGCTTTGAACAGTCCAACGTCCTCGAAGGTTTCGTTGTAGAGGGTTTCGGTTTCGCCTGGAACGCGAATTTCTAAGGGAACGTGCCGCTCTTCTTTGGTGTTTGGGTCCACGTAACCGATGTCAGGACCTTCCGGGTCTCCGGTTTGAAGGATGTAAAAATCTTCTGCGCGATTGAAGGGGAGACCGTCATAGAAGCCCTTCAAGCTGAGATCAATAAAGGCGCCAGCTGTTAGAGGAGCGTTGTAGCCGTCCACAACCGCAGTGAGGTTTCCTTGCGTGGTTTCGATGACCACGGTTGCCCGTCCAGCAAGCCGTGGCAAGGCATCGAATTCGGAGGGGATGTCAGGAAGGCGATCGTCGATCAGCAGGGCTTCCAGATCACCCACCCGACTCAGAGTGTCGCGACGGATCTGGATGAATCCATCTCTGTCATTGGCATCCGCCTCCTCATGAAGCTGGTCAAGGTCAGCGCGTACCTCGTTGAGGAGCAGTTCAGCCGTACGGCGTTGATCTTCAGGAACGGCTTCAACAATGCTGTTGCCGCGGGTGGCCACCAGTTTCTGCGTGCGGCTCACCGTGCGTCCCAAAGCACTCCAACGCTTGGCACGTAAATCGTTACTGGTGGATTCCAGACGATGCTGCAGCTCGCGAAGATCTTCTT contains the following coding sequences:
- a CDS encoding peptidylprolyl isomerase, yielding MAHRRLTALLLAWLAAFGLWLAKPVWADLPQGNAVQDPAAILRDSLPMNQEDLRELQHRLESTSNDLRAKRWSALGRTVSRTQKLVATRGNSIVEAVPEDQRRTAELLLNEVRADLDQLHEEADANDRDGFIQIRRDTLSRVGDLEALLIDDRLPDIPSEFDALPRLAGRATVVIETTQGNLTAVVDGYNAPLTAGAFIDLSLKGFYDGLPFNRAEDFYILQTGDPEGPDIGYVDPNTKEERHVPLEIRVPGETETLYNETFEDVGLFKAAAVLPFSTLGTLGWAHSDQALDDGSSQFFLFLYEAELTPAGLNLVDGRNAAFGYVVDGFDVLEELGVDDGIKRIQVIEGADRLQDHA
- the thiL gene encoding thiamine-phosphate kinase produces the protein MSITLAELGEAELLSRLARFAPPGQLNDDTALLPPDSRALLVNTDVMVEGVHFSDATTAPADVGWRAVVANLSDLAASGSEQVEGITVGLVAPGTTSWWWIEQVYQGISEALEHFGGTLLGGDCSTGNQRLLSISAFGRLGPLRLHRAQAQPGDLLMSSGPHGLSRLGLALLQDTPLPSALPVPARLKEQAIRCHQRPWPRLDALQTLVACKPEQLPWRAGGTDSSDGLLAAVNGLCQSSGCGAVLRRDALPRADAWPCESAWDRWCLSGGEDFELVLSLPPEWAESWRQHQPESCCFGSITADTGRIIWNDDGALLQPSGFSHYR
- the gap gene encoding type I glyceraldehyde-3-phosphate dehydrogenase, whose protein sequence is MTLRVAINGFGRIGRNVLRGWISRGANTDLEIVGMNSTSDPKTSAHLLTYDSILGRLDPSVDIQTTDDTMIINGKEIKFFADRNPLNCPWKDWGVDLVIESTGVFNTDEKASMHIQAGAKKVILTAPGKGAGVGTFVVGVNADQYRHEDWDILSNASCTTNCLAPIVKVLDQNFGMEWGLMTTIHSYTGDQRILDNSHRDLRRARAAALNMVPTTTGAAKAVALVYPEVKGKLTGFAMRVPTPNVSAVDLTFGTSKGPSVEDVKAVMKQASENGMKGIIKYSDLPLVSTDFAGTNESTIFDADLTYAMGDKAVKILAWYDNEWGYSQRVVDLAEVVAKGWK